ACTGGGTTATGAAAGTTCTGTCAAGATACTTAAGATTAGTTTACATTTTTTCCCAATATGGGTAAAGATACGTGTAAATAATGCACAAGGGTTCTCTACTGCATCAATCCCTAATCACTCAAGCGAGTGATTCAACTGAATAATCTGCGCTCACCATTGATGGTGTCCTCACCCTTAGTTTCGGCTTGGGCAACGCCCAGTGAGGGAAAAAACAATAGTAACACAGAGGTGTCTATTTTGAGTGACACCCACTCTTCCAACAGCATCTGCATCTACTGAGCTAATTGAACGTTGTAACTCTTCCAACCTGCGCCGATATCGCGCCGGTTCCTTTGAAAAACGATTAAACAGCCAAAACTCCCAAACACAGCTATGGATACATCAGAATTCCAGTCACGTTATCAAGCCGGAGAACGAGATTTTCGTAATGCTCACTTGCCTGGTGCTAACCTATGCAACACCATGCTGCTAGGTGTCAACCTGAGTGGGGCTGATTTGAGTGGTGCCGACTTATGTGGGGCGGATTTAAGCGGTGCTAATCTAGCGGGTGCCAACCTATTCGGTGCTGACTTAAGCACGGCTGACTTATTGAATACCGATTTAAGCAGTGCTGACTTAAGCGCGGCTGACTTGTGTGGCGCAAACCTCAATGATGCCAATCTGTGCGATGCTAATTTGCTGAGTGTTAGCTTGAGGTATGCCAACCTGAGCGATGCCACTCTCAGTACAGCTAACCTCAGTTACGCTAACCTACTAGGGGCTAATCTGTTTGGGGCTAACCTATTAGGGGCGGACTTAAGCTATGCAGACTTGCTGGGTGCTAACCTATTCGGGGCTAACCTTATGGGCGCTGATTTAAGCTATGCCAATTTATTAGGCGCTGACTTCAGTTATGCTAATTTGTTGGGTGCCAATTTATGTTATCCAACCAGTCTATTGGCAGCCAACCTGAGTGGTGCCAATCTCAAGGGTGCTAACCTCAAAGGTGCTGAGCAGGTATCGGCGACACTAACTCAATCTAAATTAATTGACGGATATTTACAGTCTGCTGGCTTGCAAGGATCTAATGTCGATCATGCCAAATTAAGCCGATTGATTAACGCTTTTTCAAGTCGGGAAATTTTGCTGTAAAAATCAGTTAGATCCAAATACTTTTTGATGATTCTTCCTTGCTGCGGAGGAATAGAATGTGTTGCATCAGCTAATAGTTTGTAGTGAGGACTAAAGTCCTCTTGTGAGGGGCGCTCAAGCGCCTACTACGAACTCA
Above is a window of Microcoleus sp. AS-A8 DNA encoding:
- a CDS encoding pentapeptide repeat-containing protein codes for the protein MDTSEFQSRYQAGERDFRNAHLPGANLCNTMLLGVNLSGADLSGADLCGADLSGANLAGANLFGADLSTADLLNTDLSSADLSAADLCGANLNDANLCDANLLSVSLRYANLSDATLSTANLSYANLLGANLFGANLLGADLSYADLLGANLFGANLMGADLSYANLLGADFSYANLLGANLCYPTSLLAANLSGANLKGANLKGAEQVSATLTQSKLIDGYLQSAGLQGSNVDHAKLSRLINAFSSREILL